In Amia ocellicauda isolate fAmiCal2 chromosome 16, fAmiCal2.hap1, whole genome shotgun sequence, the following proteins share a genomic window:
- the LOC136711382 gene encoding TRPM8 channel-associated factor homolog, which produces MDRVTDYTALMKGIDVLDFRMEGIPSDLVLTGEHAFPLAMNERGQVLMAASRYGKGRVVALGHEVYLEAFPTFVENALVWLKPEPGAKVGIHKTCQSVWNNLCYTSEKTELVDYFQGGVGVYITTAYESDKVKEINTFLKEGGGLLIAGQAWHWSESHKEDNTLLCFPGNQMISTSGIYFSQLQGEQGVFPVPSEIPTSWLAVSIGKDFKEDLDFLLNGVDEFDIKGSALPSEILVHGPLAFPIAMNDAHQTFFAGAYYGQGRVIATSHEGFLGHTSLSKFLNNALRWLDEGRNGVIGFNNNLSASHTLLSQGGLNCVQTDFHDKLSVYVCTSYSNDHAKEIQEFVAEGGGLLIGGHAWYWCQSNRNQNTVTDYPGNQVIGKFGLNILGSTITTDVFKTQNTDQCTTHTYHFRKSLQRIAEDMMEGKVLEEHEQSWLKKLGNDCSSYLRMKATHCSSYTSVLNLLTDMLKKTGVPQACDACPLKTFKEHFLLKVSTEIYEVSPDPDSLLPIIIKDIPQLPTISDVKVQINGNTTHGEEWKSTGLYLSPGMKSLIEVPSKIVRKGCKVQIGCQTDFIGNADQLKRAPCVHQCFSINSEKIEVSNLWGGLLYLVVPNNMRFGDLEIKVDKAVRAPYYKSGQTSREEWLQTLRGAPSPWAEMEFDNIIITVSSELVRGVDNPEEVAKLWNQIMKGIAELANIPQKFPRKERFVADVQISHGFMHAGYPIMMHSTSGENLFSPDLIKTQGLWGCIHELGHNQQRGPWEFPPHTTECTCNLWAMYVHETVLGIEKHIAHPALQVESREKRIQEYLEKGRNLNDWSVWTALETYIQLQEEFGWDAFKKVFGAYHQKKDVPKDNKGKMNLFTETFSKTVNKNLAPFFKSWGWPIENHVEKQLQALPEWKSHPMTKYA; this is translated from the exons ATGGACCGTGTCACCGATTACACTGCTTTAATGAAGGGGATAGATGTACTGGATTTCAGAATGGAAGGGATCCCCAGTGACCTGGTGCTGACTGGTGAGCATGCCTTTCCCCTGGCCATGAACGAGAGGGGCCAGGTCCTTATGGCTGCCTCCAGGTATGGTAAGGGGCGCGTGGTCGCTTTGGGGCATGAGGTCTACCTGGAAGCCTTTCCCACATTTGTGGAGAATGCTTTAGTCTGGCTGAAGCCTGAACCTGGGGCCAAGGTTGGCATCCACAAGACCTGCCAATCTGTGTGGAACAACCTGTGTTACACATCAGAGAAGACTGAGCTTGTTGACTATTTCCAGGGTGGTGTGGGGGTCTATATCACCACTGCCTATGAATCTGACAAGGTGAAGGAGATCAACACTTTCCTGAAGGAGGGAGGTGGGCTGCTGATTGCTGGCCAAGCCTGGCACTGGTCCGAAAGCCACAAAGAAGACAATACCCTCCTCTGCTTCCCTGGCAACCAAATGATCAGCACATCTGGGATCTATTTCTCCCAGCTTCAGGGAGAACAGGGTGTCTTCCCTGTACCCAGTGAGATTCCAActagctggctggctgtctc CATTGGCAAAGACTTCAAGGAGGATCTGGATTTTCTCTTGAATGGTGTGGATGAGTTTGACATCAAAGGCTCAGCTTTGCCCTCTGAGATTCTAGTCCATGGCCCGCTGGCATTCCCCATCGCGATGAACGATGCCCACCAGACCTTCTTTGCCGGAGCATACTATGGTCAGGGCCGGGTGATCGCTACCTCCCATGAGGGTTTCCTGGGCCATACATCCCTCAGCAAGTTCCTCAACAACGCCCTCCGGTGGCTAGATGAGGGGCGGAATGGTGTGATAGGCTTCAACAACAATCTGAGTGCCTCCCACACACTGCTAAGCCAAGGGGGGCTGAATTGTGTGCAGACAGACTTCCATGATAAACTGAGTGTCTATGTCTGCACGTCCTACAGCAATGACCATGCAAAAGAGATACAAGAATTTGTAGCAGAAGGAGGTGGCCTCCTCATTGGGGGCCATGCCTGGTATTGGTGCCAGAGCAATAGGAATCAAAACACGGTCACTGATTACCCTGGCAACCAGGTCATTGGCAAGTTTGGCCTGAACATCCTGGGCTCAACAATAACAACTGATGTCTTCAAGACCCAGAATACAGACCAGTGCACTACCCACACCTACCATTTCCGTAAGTCTCTGCAGCGAATCGCTGAGGATATGATGGAAGGGAAGGTCCTGGAGGAGCATGAACAATCCTGGCTTAAGAAGCTGGGGAACGACTGCTCTTCCTACCTCCGTATGAAGGCCACACACTGCTCCTCATACACCTCTGTCTTGAACCTGCTCACGGATATGTTGAAGAAGACCGGGGTGCCCCAAGCTTGTGATGCCTGCCCCCTTAAGACCTTCAAGGAACATTTTCTCCTCAAAGTCAGCACGGAGATCTATGAGGTGTCTCCAGACCCAGACTCTCTCCTCCCCATCATCATTAAAGACATTCCTCAGCTGCCCACCATCTCTGATGTCAAAGTTCAGATCAATGGGAACACCACAC ATGGAGAGGAGTGGAAAAGCACAGGCCTCTATCTGTCTCCAGGCATGAAATCCCTCATTGAAGTGCCTTCAAAAATTGTCAGAAAGGGCTGTAAG GTTCAGATTGGATGCCAGACAGATTTCATTGGTAATGCTGATCAGCTGAAACGAGCACCTTGTGTCCACCAATGCTTCTCCATCAACTCTGAGAAGATTGAAGTATCTAATCTATGGGGGGGGCTCCTCTACCTGGTGGTACCAAACAACATGCGTTTTGGGGACCTGGAGATCAAAGTGGACAAGGCTGTTAGAGCTCCTTACTACAAGTCTG GACAGACCAGCAGGGAAGAATGGCTGCAGACACTCCGTGGTGCTCCCTCACCCTGGGCTGAGATGGAGTTTGACAACATCATCATTACCGTGTCCTCAGAGTTGGTGCGGGGGGTGGACAACCCTGAGGAGGTGGCAAAACTCTGGAACCagatcatgaagggcattgcaGAGCTGGCCAACATCCCACAGAAATTCCCCAGGAAGGAGCGCTTTGTGGCAGATGTGCAAATCTCTCATG GCTTTATGCATGCTGGCTACCCTATTATGATGCACTCCACTTCAGGTGAAAACCTGTTTTCCCCGGATTTAATCAAGACACAAGGCTTGTGGGGTTGCATTCATGAGCTGGGCCACAACCAACAAAGAGGTCCCTGGGAGTTCCCCCCCCATACCACTGAATGCACCTGTAACCTGTGGGCAATGTATGTCCACGAAACAGTGCTGGGCATAGAGAAACATATTGCCCACCCTGCCCTCCAGGTCGAGAGCAGAGAAAAGCGCATCCAGGAGTACCTGGAGAAAGGGCGTAACCTGAATGACTGGAGTGTCTGGACAGCGCTGGAGACTTACATTCAG CTCCAGGAGGAGTTTGGCTGGGATGCCTTCAAAAAGGTGTTCGGTGCCTaccaccaaaagaaagatgtccCCAAGGACAACAAGGGCAAGATGAATCTGTTCACAGAGACCTTCTCCAAGACAGTCAACAAGAATCTTGCTCCCTTTTTCAAGAGCTGGGGCTGGCCCATTGAAAACCATGTAGAGAAACAACTGCAAGCCTTACCCGAATGGAAGAGTCACCCCATGACCAAATATGCATAA